Proteins co-encoded in one Arachis hypogaea cultivar Tifrunner chromosome 11, arahy.Tifrunner.gnm2.J5K5, whole genome shotgun sequence genomic window:
- the LOC112720820 gene encoding uncharacterized protein isoform X2 — MPSLGVTDKKETMMNVVAMGILVITMIANICIQFATGVIYVFWAEHVVIILLMLILLMTMFSLDIAIPKMKHYLELKYETNEAMLKESLSRMEEEDTGQLINNLRDELMRVWMMAHTSSPQFVLGRSVTCTASGAFCLLSTLALAEAMLRSYLMPWSLRFCSGDSDYKWSTTLILIVQVAAVAVGTIAPAFRWFTAISYRWPNVRHKNSKRRLQVEGYWIDRLELMKERPLGYRIQNRQFRKIAHDAKLLLLNLFIKMQVGIVLLSKATQFISISLMCLVLECYVRCKRLKSNFNNNVSSISSGAESKPDLKRFVLHLEGEEELVEVMMRNNRDATNHWFHVGEKNEPKQIIELIQDKCSVLHGFKGVATFDSDQVLSLHPVEALYGWSLPLVTLTSIIVAIPNINRLKVKNLIGALNEGLLYVKFIENNMDKEGKLSKVRMAADIVWLGVDLYDKWLDVDLYKLSLQGKSPKETIETLAEAAKIRYDKFKAKYRHICNRVAPSSWPIKILASNSMYRISQTSLLNNEIMSSERLFEALTEMICDILGACLTNLPHVISTKCLNSAIEEREESVRYAVCMLGQTHRIIEMLEKRTFPSLDLSKGTNIEDWRLMHKIEALDID; from the coding sequence ATGCCTTCTCTTGGTGTGACGGACAAGAAAGAGACGATGATGAATGTTGTGGCCATGGGAATACTTGTGATCACCATGATTGCGAACATCTGCATCCAATTTGCTACTGGTGTTATCTATGTATTCTGGGCAGAACATGTTGTCATCATACTTCTAATGCTCATTCTCTTGATGACAATGTTCTCCTTAGACATAGCAATTCCCAAGATGAAGCATTACTTGGAGCTGAAGTACGAAACAAACGAGGCAATGCTTAAAGAAAGCTTAAGCCGAATGGAGGAGGAAGACACTGGACAACTCATCAACAATCTTAGAGATGAATTGATGAGGGTTTGGATGATGGCACACACTAGTAGCCCCCAATTTGTTCTTGGAAGGTCAGTAACATGCACTGCATCCGGTGCGTTCTGTCTTCTAAGTACATTGGCATTAGCCGAGGCAATGCTTCGGTCTTACTTGATGCCTTGGTCCTTAAGATTCTGCTCCGGCGACAGCGATTACAAATGGTCTACCACATTGATTCTCATAGTTCAAGTTGCTGCAGTGGCAGTTGGTACTATTGCCCCTGCATTCAGATGGTTCACTGCCATAAGTTATAGGTGGCCAAATGTGAGACATAAGAACagcaagagaagattgcaagtaGAAGGGTATTGGATTGATAGACTAGAACTAATGAAAGAAAGGCCTCTTGGTTATCGAATTCAGAATAGGCAGTTTAGAAAGATAGCCCATGATGCAAAACTGCTTCTACTTAATCTCTTCATTAAAATGCAGGTGGGGATTGTGTTGTTGAGCAAAGCAACACAATTCATTTCAATATCTCTCATGTGCTTGGTTTTGGAGTGTTACGTGCGGTGCAAGAGATTGAAATCCAACTTTAATAACAACGTCTCAAGCATTAGCTCAGGGGCAGAGTCAAAGCCGGATCTAAAgcgtttcgttcttcatcttgaAGGCGAGGAAGAGCTAGTTGAAGTGATGATGAGAAACAACCGTGACGCGACTAATCATTGGTTTCATGTAGGAGAGAAGAATGAGCCAAAACAAATCATTGAGCTAATACAAGATAAATGCTCTGTCTTGCACGGGTTTAAAGGGGTAGCAACATTTGATAGTGACCAAGTTCTATCTTTGCATCCTGTGGAAGCCCTATATGGTTGGTCACTTCCTTTAGTAACACTAACTAGCATAATAGTTGCAATTCCaaacatcaataggctcaaagtGAAAAACTTGATAGGAGCTCTAAATGAAGGGCTCCTCTATGTGAAGTTCATAGAAAACAATATGGACAAAGAAGGAAAATTAAGTAAAGTGAGAATGGCAGCAGATATTGTGTGGCTTGGAGTTGATTTATATGATAAGTGGTTAGATGTGGATCTTTATAAGCTCTCCCTTCAAGGAAAGAGTCCCAAAGAGACAATAGAGACACTAGCTGAGGCTGCTAAAATCAGGTATGACAAATTCAAAGCAAAATATAGACACATATGCAATAGGGTAGCACCTTCATCATGGCCCATCAAGATATTGGCATCTAACTCCATGTACAGAATAAGCCAAACTTCTCTCTTAAACAATGAAATCATGAGCTCAGAGAGGTTGTTTGAAGCATTAACAGAAATGATATGTGATATATTGGGTGCATGTCTCACAAACTTGCCCCATGTTATATCCACAAAGTGCTTGAACAGTGCCATTGAAGAAAGAGAGGAGAGTGTGAGATATGCGGTTTGCATGCTTGGTCAAACCCACAGGATAATAGAGATGCTAGAGAAGAGGACATTTCCAAGCTTGGATTTGAGCAAAGGGACAAACATTGAAGATTGGCGATTGATGCATAAAATAGAGGCACTAGATATTGACTAA
- the LOC112720820 gene encoding uncharacterized protein isoform X1 has translation MGIIGCNVDGYMDDDKFSKPMPWIGIYIAAASLACLIAVTADLVLGFRGRKLWFPCKYFCLNATTLTLIGVALKLSVDLNTSMPQRSDQLAKLTSSAFTCTIMGNSMPSLGVTDKKETMMNVVAMGILVITMIANICIQFATGVIYVFWAEHVVIILLMLILLMTMFSLDIAIPKMKHYLELKYETNEAMLKESLSRMEEEDTGQLINNLRDELMRVWMMAHTSSPQFVLGRSVTCTASGAFCLLSTLALAEAMLRSYLMPWSLRFCSGDSDYKWSTTLILIVQVAAVAVGTIAPAFRWFTAISYRWPNVRHKNSKRRLQVEGYWIDRLELMKERPLGYRIQNRQFRKIAHDAKLLLLNLFIKMQVGIVLLSKATQFISISLMCLVLECYVRCKRLKSNFNNNVSSISSGAESKPDLKRFVLHLEGEEELVEVMMRNNRDATNHWFHVGEKNEPKQIIELIQDKCSVLHGFKGVATFDSDQVLSLHPVEALYGWSLPLVTLTSIIVAIPNINRLKVKNLIGALNEGLLYVKFIENNMDKEGKLSKVRMAADIVWLGVDLYDKWLDVDLYKLSLQGKSPKETIETLAEAAKIRYDKFKAKYRHICNRVAPSSWPIKILASNSMYRISQTSLLNNEIMSSERLFEALTEMICDILGACLTNLPHVISTKCLNSAIEEREESVRYAVCMLGQTHRIIEMLEKRTFPSLDLSKGTNIEDWRLMHKIEALDID, from the exons ATGGGAATAATCGGGTGCAACGTTGACGGGTACATGGACGATGACAAGTTCAGCAAGCCAATGCCATGGATTGGAATATACATAGCAGCAGCATCCCTTGCTTGCCTCATAGCAGTAACCGCCGATCTCGTGCTCGGGTTTCGCGGCCGCAAGCTGTGGTTCCCCTGCAAATATTTCTGCCTCAATGCCACCACCTTGACTCTCATTGGCGTTGCGCTGAAGCTTTCCGTGGATCTCAACACTTCCATGCCTCAGCGCTCTGACCAGCTAGCAAAACTCACCAGCAGTGCATTCACCTGCACAATCATGG GTAACTCCATGCCTTCTCTTGGTGTGACGGACAAGAAAGAGACGATGATGAATGTTGTGGCCATGGGAATACTTGTGATCACCATGATTGCGAACATCTGCATCCAATTTGCTACTGGTGTTATCTATGTATTCTGGGCAGAACATGTTGTCATCATACTTCTAATGCTCATTCTCTTGATGACAATGTTCTCCTTAGACATAGCAATTCCCAAGATGAAGCATTACTTGGAGCTGAAGTACGAAACAAACGAGGCAATGCTTAAAGAAAGCTTAAGCCGAATGGAGGAGGAAGACACTGGACAACTCATCAACAATCTTAGAGATGAATTGATGAGGGTTTGGATGATGGCACACACTAGTAGCCCCCAATTTGTTCTTGGAAGGTCAGTAACATGCACTGCATCCGGTGCGTTCTGTCTTCTAAGTACATTGGCATTAGCCGAGGCAATGCTTCGGTCTTACTTGATGCCTTGGTCCTTAAGATTCTGCTCCGGCGACAGCGATTACAAATGGTCTACCACATTGATTCTCATAGTTCAAGTTGCTGCAGTGGCAGTTGGTACTATTGCCCCTGCATTCAGATGGTTCACTGCCATAAGTTATAGGTGGCCAAATGTGAGACATAAGAACagcaagagaagattgcaagtaGAAGGGTATTGGATTGATAGACTAGAACTAATGAAAGAAAGGCCTCTTGGTTATCGAATTCAGAATAGGCAGTTTAGAAAGATAGCCCATGATGCAAAACTGCTTCTACTTAATCTCTTCATTAAAATGCAGGTGGGGATTGTGTTGTTGAGCAAAGCAACACAATTCATTTCAATATCTCTCATGTGCTTGGTTTTGGAGTGTTACGTGCGGTGCAAGAGATTGAAATCCAACTTTAATAACAACGTCTCAAGCATTAGCTCAGGGGCAGAGTCAAAGCCGGATCTAAAgcgtttcgttcttcatcttgaAGGCGAGGAAGAGCTAGTTGAAGTGATGATGAGAAACAACCGTGACGCGACTAATCATTGGTTTCATGTAGGAGAGAAGAATGAGCCAAAACAAATCATTGAGCTAATACAAGATAAATGCTCTGTCTTGCACGGGTTTAAAGGGGTAGCAACATTTGATAGTGACCAAGTTCTATCTTTGCATCCTGTGGAAGCCCTATATGGTTGGTCACTTCCTTTAGTAACACTAACTAGCATAATAGTTGCAATTCCaaacatcaataggctcaaagtGAAAAACTTGATAGGAGCTCTAAATGAAGGGCTCCTCTATGTGAAGTTCATAGAAAACAATATGGACAAAGAAGGAAAATTAAGTAAAGTGAGAATGGCAGCAGATATTGTGTGGCTTGGAGTTGATTTATATGATAAGTGGTTAGATGTGGATCTTTATAAGCTCTCCCTTCAAGGAAAGAGTCCCAAAGAGACAATAGAGACACTAGCTGAGGCTGCTAAAATCAGGTATGACAAATTCAAAGCAAAATATAGACACATATGCAATAGGGTAGCACCTTCATCATGGCCCATCAAGATATTGGCATCTAACTCCATGTACAGAATAAGCCAAACTTCTCTCTTAAACAATGAAATCATGAGCTCAGAGAGGTTGTTTGAAGCATTAACAGAAATGATATGTGATATATTGGGTGCATGTCTCACAAACTTGCCCCATGTTATATCCACAAAGTGCTTGAACAGTGCCATTGAAGAAAGAGAGGAGAGTGTGAGATATGCGGTTTGCATGCTTGGTCAAACCCACAGGATAATAGAGATGCTAGAGAAGAGGACATTTCCAAGCTTGGATTTGAGCAAAGGGACAAACATTGAAGATTGGCGATTGATGCATAAAATAGAGGCACTAGATATTGACTAA
- the LOC112721335 gene encoding uncharacterized protein, whose product MENDGKESYKDGHQSKDLSVEYECSSNESDDMVDVTVDKAEADTISIDGFEKLITDLTIEDIWRLVFDMESQHEKDIESTLKGTIDKGHRAITQVNCKARIRLIHHYRTDNLRACGVKTCHIMGYMISQKGGYDKTESINAITSQAEKEGGGQKSATTIATFTNFIDSNELVDIGMVGHPFTWTNRRQGEDLVKERLDRYLVRMEWKLKFPNAVVHRLTESGSDHAPILMETEPQSWHSKRRFKYQKRWCGEEDVKRIVSEVWRMEVVGSAMFSLAQKLKVCRYRLVQWQQTHKANSRKEIEDLQAKLEELRVAGINGGEKVTSLEEKLELAYLKEESYWREKSRIKWLKEGDQNTRFFYQKFQSRMRRNIIWRLVGRDNEIASKPEDIAKVAEDYFCDIFTSSCSADPNPYLEDLEPKVTASMNRRLQRPVTMDEVKRATFSVHAQSAPGDDGFTAKFFHFFWDIVGGDVFKAVRSFFHSGRILKSFNHTQICLIPKVPDASDMTQSAPNTSQSILELLETYEGFSGQKVNLNKSAIFFSHNTPQNTRLAVAQTLNIEHIGAQDKYLGLPSIVQKSKKATFGAIKDKVQKRIMGWKRSILSSGGRHTLLRAVGEAIPIYTLSCFKLPDTLLTEIHSMLSQFWWGKKGAERRMVWIKWDTMTRPKKDGGLGIKDLRAQNLALLGKQCWRLMKYPNSTISRMLKAKYFRYTDFLHVEIGSVPSWGWRSVLEGRKVIEKGLLWKIGSGTNVRIFHDPWLPPPPPAYMNLDDSDIKMATYVFAPNKRSGEVLATTNKFSRTRDNFKSLISKEWVHGDVLDLVATYYANRAGKRNRMSNTLAKYLKDMLKYDWFYKYNALFRPMILDFAFVDMLETGEQAPDS is encoded by the exons atggagaatgatggcaaAGAGTCGTATAAAGATGGTCATCAATCTAAGGATTTAAGTGTTGAGTATGAATGCAGTTCCAATGAAAGTGATGATATGGTAGATGTAACTGTAGATAAAGCAGAGGCAGATACAATTAGTATTGATGGTTTTGAAAAGTTGATAACTGATTTGACCATCGAAGACATATGGAGATTGGTGTTTGATATGGAATCTCAA CATGAGAAAGACATTGAAAGCACCTTAAAAGGGACAATCGACAAAGGGCATAGGGCAATTACTCAAGTCAATTGCAAGGCTAGGATTCGTCTCATTCATCACTATAGGACGG ACAACTTGCGAGCATGTGGTGTTAAAACGTGCCACATAATGGGTTACATGATTTCCCAAAAAGGTGGATACGATAAA accgAATCAATTAATGCTATAACAAGCCAAGCGGAAAAGGAGGGTGGAGGCCAAAAATCAGCAACCACCATTGCAACATTCACTAATTTTATTGACAGTAACGAATTGGTGGATATTGGAATGGTGGGGCACCCTTTCACGTGGACAAATCGAAGACAAGGAGAGGATTTGGTGAAGGAGAGGCTTGACCGCTATTTAGTTAGGATGGAATGGAAGTTGAAGTTTCCGAATGCAGTGGTGCACAGGCTCACAGAGTCAGGCTCGGATCATGCTCCAATTTTGATGGAAACCGAACCTCAATCCTGGCATAGTAAAAGGCGGTTTAAATACCAGAAACGTTGGTGTGGAGAAGAGGATGTCAAGAGAATTGTCAGTGAAGTGTGGAGAATGGAAGTTGTAGGATCGGCTATGTTCTCCTTGGCTCAAAAGTTGAAAGTTTGTAGATATAGACTAGTTCAATGGCAGCAAACTCACAAAGCAAACTCCCGGAAAGAAATTGAGGACCTTCAAGCTAAACTAGAGGAGTTGCGGGTGGCTGGAATCAATGGGGGAGAGAAGGTTACCAGTTTGGAGGAGAAGTTGGAGCTggcatatttgaaagaagagagctATTGGCGAGAAAAATCTAGAATCAAGTGGCTAAAAGAAGGAGATCAGAACACTAGATTCTTTTACCAGAAATTTCAATCAAGGATGCGAAGGAACATAATTTGGAGATTAGTGGGGAGGGACAATGAGATTGCATCGAAACCGGAGGATATTGCAAAGGTAGCTGAGGACTACTTTTGcgatatttttacttcttcttgTTCGGCTGATCCGAATCCATACTTAGAGGATTTGGAGCCTAAGGTTACAGCTTCCATGAACCGTAGGCTCCAAAGGCCAGTAACTATGGACGAGGTCAAAAGAGCTACATTTAGTGTTCATGCTCAGAGTGCTCCTGGTGATGACGGGTTTACAGCtaagttttttcactttttctgggaTATAGTTGGAGGTGACGTTTTTAAGGCAGTGAGAAGTTTCTTTCACAGTGGCAGAATTTTAAAAAGCTTCAATCATACTCAAATTTGTTTAATTCCAAAGGTGCCAGATGCCAGTGACATGACTCAG AGCGCACCTAATACAAGCCAAAGCATTCTAGAATTGCTAGAGACCTATGAGGGTTTTAGTGGGCAAAAAGTCAATTTGAATAAGTCGGCTATCTTTTTCAGTCACAACACTCCTCAGAACACAAGACTAGCAGTTGCTCAGACACTAAATATTGAACATATCGGAGCACAAGACAAATACCTGGGACTGccctctatagttcaaaaatcaaagaaagcaaccTTTGGAGCTATCAAGGATAAAGTTCAGAAGAGGATTATGGGTTGGAAAAGAAGTATATTGTCATCAGGTGGCAGACACACGCTATTGAGAGCGGTGGGGGAGgcgattcctatttatacactttcttgtttCAAGCTCCCGGACACGCTGTTGACTGAGATTCATAGCATGCTCTCGCAATTTTGGTGGGGTAAAAAAGGCGCAGAACGAAGAATGGTTTGGATTAAATGGGACACAATGACGAGACCAAAGAAAGATGGAGGGCTGGGGATCAAGGATCTAAGGGCGCAAAATTTGGCTTTATTGGGCAAGCAATGTTGGCGTCTAATGAAATACCCTAATTCTACTatatcaagaatgctcaaagctaaaTATTTCAGATATACAGATTTCCTACATGTAGAGATAGGAAGCGTACCGTCGTGGGGTTGGAGAAGTGTTCTTGAAGGGCGCAAGGTGATCGAGAAAGGCTTGTTATGGAAAATAGGCTCTGGCACTAATGTTCGCATCTTCCATGACCCCTGGCTCCCACCACCA CCTCCTGCATACATGAATTTGGATGACTCAGATATTAAAATGGCAACCTATGTGTTTGCACCAAATAAAAGAAG TGGTGAGGTATTGGCGACAACAAACAAGTTTAGCAGAACTCGTGACAACTTCAAGTCATTAATTTCCAAGGAATGGGTGCATGGGGAT GTGTTGGATTTGGTGGCTACGTACTATGCTAACCGTGCAGGAAAAAGGAATAGGATGTCAAACACATTG gcaaaatatctaaaagatatgCTCAAGTATGACTGGTTCTATAAATACAACGCTCTATTTAGGCCAATGATACTTGATTTTGCATTTGTGGATATGCTAGAAACAGGAGAACAAGCTCCTGACTCGTAA